The Brachyspira sp. SAP_772 genome includes a window with the following:
- a CDS encoding pseudouridine-5'-phosphate glycosidase yields TPFILAKLHSVTENKSLKANKELVYNNCRVAANIAYSYSKLN; encoded by the coding sequence TAACTCCTTTTATATTGGCTAAGCTTCATAGTGTAACAGAAAACAAGAGCCTTAAAGCTAATAAAGAATTAGTTTATAATAATTGCCGTGTAGCTGCGAATATTGCTTATAGTTATTCTAAACTAAATTAA